In Streptomyces pluripotens, the genomic window GCACTGGCGGCCGCCTGCATGCCGACACACGACGGCCTGGTCGTGGTCGAGGACGAGGTTCCGGACGCCTACGCGGTGCCCGGCCTGCCCGGTCGCATCGTCGTCTCCACCGGCATGCTCCACACCCTGGACGACACCGAGCACGACATCCTGCTCAGGCACGAGCGCACCCACCTCTCCGGGCACCACTACCTCTTCGTCGCCTTCGCCCAGCTCGGTGCCTCCGCCAACCCCCTGCTGCGCCCCCTGGCCACCGCAGTCACCTACACCATCGAACGCTGGGCGGACGAGAACGCCGCCACCGCCACGGGCGACCGCGCCCGGGTCGCCCGCGTGGTCGGGAAAGCGGCCCTGGCCGCCCACCACGGGCCCGTCCGCGCCCCCTTGCCAGGTGCCGCCCTCGGATTCCTCGGCCGGCGCAACCCGCTCAGTGCCGCAGGCCCCATCCCCCGCCGGGTCGCCGCCCTCCTCGCGCCGCCGCTACGACGCCACTCCGGACTCGCCGCCGCCACCGCCGCCGTCATCGTCACCGCCGCCCTGGCCACGGCCGACGCCGCCTCCGACTTCCACCACCTGCTGAGGGCCGTGGGCGCGTAACTGCTGCTGCGGCACCGGATCGGGGCGCGGGCATCATGGCCACGGGCACCACGGCCGCGGGCACCACGGCCGCGGGCGGTGCGTCCCGCGTGGGGCGAGCGCCCCGTGCTGGGCTCCGCTGCACCGCTGCTGGCCGAAGCGGCTGCTGGTTAAAAGGGTGATCCCCCGTCGATCACCGTGACCAGCCCCGTGCGGTGCCGTTGAAGGGGAGTGTGGCGGCTGGCCTGCCGCTGCACTTTCCGAGTAACAAGAGGAGAACGTGATGTCTCGCATCGCGAAGGCTGCCGCTGTCGCTCTCGGCACCGGTGCCGTGGTGATCAGCGGGGCCGGGCTGGCTCTGGCTGACGCTGGCGCCCAGGGTGCGGCCGCCGGCTCGCCCGGCGTGCTGTCCGGCAACTTGATTCAGGTTCCGGTCAACGTTCCGATCAACGTGTGCGGGAACACCGTCGATGTGATCGGCCTGCTGAACCCCGCCTTCGGTAACACCTGCGTGAACCAGGGCGAGATGGACATGCCCGGCCAGGCCGATCCCATCGGCGCCCAGGGCCCCGGCACCGACGACGGCGGCTACGGCAACGGCGGCTACGGCAGCTGATCCGGTCGACTGACCGGCCCAGAGCCCCGGCACTCCGAGCGCCGGGGCTCCTTCCCTGTCTGCGGCCCGTGCGTCGTCTGCGCCCCGTGCGTCCGAGCCATGCGTGAGGGCCGGACGCACGTGCGCCCCTCACGCGTACCGGTAGATCCGACTCATGTCCTCCAGCTGGTCCGGGGTCTCGTCCCAGGGCGGCAACTGCTCGTGCCGGGCGACGACCCGCCGGTACTGCTCGTCACCAGGTCCGGGCGGCTCGGCCGGCAGGTACCGGTGGCTGCTGTGGGCCTGCTGCCACCGGTACCACAGCAGGTCGACGAAGGCGTGGTGCAGCCAGAACACCGGGTCATTGACGGATGCGCCGCCGAGCATCGCACCGCCAACCCACCGGTGCACCCGGTTGTGGTTGTGCCAGGACGCGCTGCCGCTGCCGGTCCCCCAGCCCTCCATCTTGTTGCGGAACCCCCTGGCGGCCGTCGAGTCCCAGGGCCAGGTGTCGTAGACCGGATCGTCCGACGCCCACTGCACGTCGCTCTGGGTGGGCAGCGGGAATGGGGCGGCGGAGCGGCCCAGGTCCCGGGTGAGGAACTTGCCGTCCGTGACGTTCTCCTTGATGGTCCAGTGGCCTGCCACGTAGGCGAACGGACCGGTCATCACCTGCCGGTCGGAGCGCCGGCCGTTGCCGCCGAGCAGGTCCATCGTCCAGGGCACGGAAGTCGTGGTACGGTCCCGGGTCCAGTCCCAGTACGGCACCGTCACCGCGGAGTCGACACGGCGCAGGGCCCGCTCCAACTCCAGCACGAACCGGCGGTGCCAGGGCAGGAAGGACGGCGTCATGTGCGCGGCGCGCAGGCCGTCCTCGCCGTCGGCGGTGTAGTAGTCGATGTGCATGCGCACGAACTCGTCGTACTCACCGCGCCGTTTCACCTCCAACAGCGCATTGACGAACCTTCGACGCTCGGTGCGGGTGAGCGTGCTGACGTCCTTACGCACGTACGCCATGCTGTCCCCCTTGTTGTCCAGGTCCCTCCAGGTACCGATGTCCCCGGCGGCGGTTCCCGGTGATCGCCCCACCGCGTACCCCGGTGTGTTCTCCGCCGACCGGGCCCGGGGCCAGGTCACGCAGTTGCCGGTCGGGGCCGATCTCGTCCACGGCCGCACGCGTCGCCTCCAGCGGCGTCCGGTGCGAGGTGTAGTGGTCGACCATGCTCAGCCAGGTGCCGTCGGCCCGGCGCATCAGATGCAGTGGACGACCATCGATGGTGATCCGCCAATTGCCCTCGGCCGTCTTCCGATCCGCGGCCGGCACCAGGACGCCCCGGATCCGGCGGCCCCGGTAGGTCTCGTCGAAAGAGCTGCCGGAGCCGCCGTCGGGATCCGCCGCCGGGGGCGCAGGCCGGGAGGCGGCGACGACCGGAGCCAACGCGAGGGCGGCGACGGTGGTCAGCAGTCCCCGAGCCACCTCCCTGCGCGCCGGTCTGGCCGCCACCGCTCTCGCCTGCTGCTCCGCACCCACCGCCACTCCGCCGACGCCGACTGCCATCGCTCGCTCCTCTTCCGGGTTCAGCTGTCCGTACCGGCTAACCGGCTGAGGGCGGAGAGGGTCACCGATCCAGGGCCATCCGGTGGGCGCGGGACTGAGCCACGCGGACTACAGCCCCGGGCCCGTGCCCAGGTTCGCGCCGGCGGCGGTCTGCAGTACCGGGGCGAGGAGCCCGGCTTCGGGAAGCTTGAGGTCAGGCAGGCCGAAGTTCTCGGGGTTGGGCGGCGTCAGGGGGGCGTCCACGTTCAGACCCGGGGCGAGGGTGCGCAGGTCGGAGGCCGGGGCATCGACGCCGACGTGGTCGAAGCGGTCGCCGAGGAGGTGCGGCACCGGTGCGCGCAGGTCGGCGCCGGGCAGGGTGCTCGTGACCGGGAGTTGGGGCAGGGTCCGGTCGGGCAGCAGGTGTCCGGTCACGTAGCGTGGCCCGTCGGGCGCGCCCGGGGTCAGCAGGGGCACCTCCAGGCCGGCCGTGGGCACCTCCATGCCGAGGGACTGGGACACCCCGTCCAGGGGCACCGGAACCGGGACCGTACCGACCGCGGCGGCGGCGGGGGTGGCTGCGGCTCCCACGGCAGCCGCGACGCCCGTGATGACGGCGGCAAGGGTTCCTCGGGTGGTCGACTTCATGTCAGGCACGGTCCCTTTCAGGATGCGGGGATTCGACGTCCGCACCACGTAACGAGCCGGAAATCGGCACCAGTTCACAATTCGCCTGACTGCCGTAATAGTCTGCTCGTCACTTTTCAGCCGGTCCAGAAGTCCCACCATCGGGTCAGCACGAGCATGCCGACCACGCCGATGTGCACGAGCGGCAGCACCCAGGTGAACTCGGCGAAGAAACGCTTGAGCCGCAAGGGCGCCGGTACGAATCCGTTGGTGACGATCAGCGAGGTGGCGTACCAGAACATCACGATGGTGGCGATC contains:
- a CDS encoding M56 family metallopeptidase codes for the protein MRIAVYLPLLLSFLAPLGARPLSERCEPRLATWLLTTASLVLAAASTVSLTLLAVTGLLRIPLLASLGHWSAHTAQRDDPTEFSIALFAGVLLGTAVLASAHMLWQRARSLAAAALAAACMPTHDGLVVVEDEVPDAYAVPGLPGRIVVSTGMLHTLDDTEHDILLRHERTHLSGHHYLFVAFAQLGASANPLLRPLATAVTYTIERWADENAATATGDRARVARVVGKAALAAHHGPVRAPLPGAALGFLGRRNPLSAAGPIPRRVAALLAPPLRRHSGLAAATAAVIVTAALATADAASDFHHLLRAVGA
- a CDS encoding chaplin codes for the protein MSRIAKAAAVALGTGAVVISGAGLALADAGAQGAAAGSPGVLSGNLIQVPVNVPINVCGNTVDVIGLLNPAFGNTCVNQGEMDMPGQADPIGAQGPGTDDGGYGNGGYGS
- a CDS encoding tyrosinase family protein — protein: MAYVRKDVSTLTRTERRRFVNALLEVKRRGEYDEFVRMHIDYYTADGEDGLRAAHMTPSFLPWHRRFVLELERALRRVDSAVTVPYWDWTRDRTTTSVPWTMDLLGGNGRRSDRQVMTGPFAYVAGHWTIKENVTDGKFLTRDLGRSAAPFPLPTQSDVQWASDDPVYDTWPWDSTAARGFRNKMEGWGTGSGSASWHNHNRVHRWVGGAMLGGASVNDPVFWLHHAFVDLLWYRWQQAHSSHRYLPAEPPGPGDEQYRRVVARHEQLPPWDETPDQLEDMSRIYRYA
- a CDS encoding tyrosinase family oxidase copper chaperone, producing MAVGVGGVAVGAEQQARAVAARPARREVARGLLTTVAALALAPVVAASRPAPPAADPDGGSGSSFDETYRGRRIRGVLVPAADRKTAEGNWRITIDGRPLHLMRRADGTWLSMVDHYTSHRTPLEATRAAVDEIGPDRQLRDLAPGPVGGEHTGVRGGAITGNRRRGHRYLEGPGQQGGQHGVRA